The segment GGCTTCCGGGAAGATTTTTTTCCAGGTTCCTTCTCCTGCCTATGGTTTCGAAAAGCAGCATTCCAAAGCTGTAAACATCGCACTTGAAAGTTATAGGATATGGCATCCAGAGTTCTGGTGCTGCATAGCCTGGTGTTCCCCTTCGTCCTGTCATGGTTATATGAGTGTTTTCCCTGTTGCAGAGCTTTGCCAAGCCGAAATCAGCTACCTTGGGATGGAAATTTGCATCCAGGAGAATGTTTTCAGGTTTTATGTCATTGTGTATGATTCTCTGCTGGCATTCTTCATGCAAATATGCAATTCCTTTGGCGGTGCCAATAGCAATGTCATGAAGTTTATTAAATCCTAAGTCCTTGTTTTGGCGAAACAAATACTTGTCGAGTGAGCCATTCTTCATGTACTCATAAACTAGAGCTATCATGTTTCTTTCAAAGCTGAAACCATAGAGTCTAAGCAGATTGAAATGATGTATTCTTCCAATTGTGCTCACTTCTGCCATGAACTGTTCCTCTATACTCTTATACGAGTTTGCATGTAAAACTTTCACTGCCACAACGGTTCCATTACTGAATATCCCTTTATATACATCTCCAAAACCTCCTGAACCTAGAAAGTGGGTGAAATTATCAGTTGCAATCCTGAGCTGCTGAGCAGTAAACCTGATGGGCTTTTCCCTTTCTATATCATTCAGGAATTTATCCATGGTCAGTGTGAGAAATCGGTCATCAGTTGCCACGGCGCTGTTATTCCTCTGTGCTCCTTTCAGGCATACTACCGCTACGATAATAATCTTTATAACAAGTGCCACTGCAGAGAGCGAATGAAAACAATCACAAATCCATAACTTCTCACTTTTTTGTGACAAGACTAACCATACATAATCACCAAGGAATAAAAAACTGGTATAAACGTCTGAATTTAAGGATTTGAAGATGTATTTTTGGCACAAACTGTAAGATAAATCAGTAATTATCATGTCTGCAGTTTTGATCTGAGAGGGCAGCATGACAAGGAAAACAAATCTTAAAAGAGCAAACATATTCCCCtcagttaataaaaaattgaaggctTTTTGAAGGAAAATCTTACCTATACTGATTATGATGATAGCTGTTTTCGCTTCTGAATCATCACCATCTGTACTCACATGTACTACTGAATAGATTGACATTTGACAATCAGCAGGAGATGGAATACAAGAGAACTAGAAATAAGCAATTCAACCTTAAATGCAGGAGTGGTGGCACAACTTCTCAGCAATTTGACCAATAGTCGGCCAAAAAGAGAACTTCACATCGGAATAAACAGAACTCTGCAGTAATTTCATTCTATGACTTCGTGTATTCTCTTCCTTTAAACCTTGTCTATAACATCAAAAACTCCGAGGTCGGCCATGCATAGACAAAGAAATTAGAAACATGTCAGAATAATATTTTGGCTTTTTCATGCATAGGACAATGCTACTGAGGCCCAACCTGCCTTATCCTAGATGAAAGGCACAAGCATAATTTACAGTTCATCACATTGAAATCAACGATAAATGAGGAAACACATAGGAATTTGCTTACCATCTTTTTATAACAAAAGCTAAAGGAAACAAAAGATTCGATGCAAAAAGTGATCTCTACAGTGATGGATATCGAttgaacaaaatttcaaaagattCCATGTTTATAACAAACCCGAACAAAATTGAAGAATGTGGCTTAAAGGTGTTAAGGAGAATTTGGTCATTATAGAACTTGTTATGGTCTGTAATGTCATTTTGTAGCTGAAGGGCAGTTTAGTCTTTTCACTGAAATGTAACCCTAAGTATATTAAGGTTGAGCGCTCGTTTTTGAGTGAATGAGTCGGCTCCCTTTTTTGCTTTGCTCTGCTCCATTTTGCAATTAGGGTTTCtgttcttgttctttgattttagtttaacAGAGGAGAAATCTCCTGGTTTTCTCCGATTATGCAAGTGTCTTGAGTCTTGTAGAAGGCTTGATAGGAGGCATTGTTTCATGGTGGATTAGAGTCGTGTGAGGTGTAAATCGGAGGGTATTCTGTAAGCTGTAATCGCTTGTGTTTCTATAGTGGATTCGACTAAGAGACttgtctctgccttggatgtagggtttcaaatggaaacccgaaccaagtatttcttgtgttctttATTGTTTTCTCTTGTTGATTCGTATACTgtattatcttgtttgattgCTTGCTAATCTTAATAATCttgtataaacatttttaaCAAACCTAATTCGATCTAacaagtggtattagagccGGTTAAGGTTTGTTTTTGTTCTGAATCTTCTTATTGATCGTTTTCTGGTGGTTTCTTTAAATCTttgctttatatatattctctgatattactaatcttgcttcttgCCAAaagattataaagaaaattgctAGCAAAGAAAAAGGGTCCAACCAGAATCGATGTTGAGAAATTTGACGGCAAGGGCGATTTCAACATGTGGAAAAAGAAGATGTACGCGGTACTGGTGCATCAGAAATGTGCAAAGGCATTGGAAAAACTATCTGAATTCCCAGAAGGTATGACTGATGCTAAAATAGTTGAGGTAATGGAAACAGCTtatagtttattaattttacatcTGTCTGATAATGTGTTGCGGaaaattgatgatgctgatACTGCTACAAAAATATGGTTAAAATTAGAATCCCTATATATGACTAAatcattgataaataaaatatatttgaaagaacaGTTGTTTGGATTTAAAATGGACCCTACTAAGTCTTTAGATGATAATCTTGATGATTTTCACAGAATTGTTATTGATCTGAATagtattgatgaaaaaatatcgGATGAAAATCAggcaataataattttgaatgctTTACCTGAATCTTTTAAGGATGTTAAAACGGCTATAAAATATGGGAAATATTCTTTGTCACTAGATGAAGTCTTAGGAGCCCTAAGGTCTaaagatttagaaataaaatttgagaagaaatCTATTGGGGAGGGTCTTCAGATTAGGGGCAGACAAGAAAAAAGGAATAATGCAACTAATAAGAAGTTATCTAGATCAAAATCTAGAATTAAGAAAACTTGCTGGTTATGTCATAAAGAGGGCCactttaaaagaaattgtccAGAGAAAAAGAAGGCTCTTTCTAATAAAACTGAAAACTTAGAACTAGCAAATTTTCTTGAGGGGTATGAAAGTGCAGAAGTGTTAGTTCTTTCTGAAGTAGGGTTAGATGAAAAGTGGGTAATGGACTCTGGTTGTACTTTTTATATGATTCCTAGGAAAGAATGGCTTACtgatttaaaatacataaatgaagGGAAAGTCTTGACGGGCAATGATGACTCCTGTGATGTGATTGCTATTTgtaatgtcaaattcaaaatgTTTGATGGTTATATAAAAACTCTTGAAAATGTTAGGTTAGTGCCTAAGTTAAAAAGAAATCTGATTTCTCTTGGTTCACTTGATTTAAATggtttttcatataaatctgaaaaaggtgttttaaaaatcatgaaaggTGCTTTAGTTGTAATGAAAGGAAAACTATCAAATgggttatatatattagaagGTAGTGTGGTGTCTGATAATATGCATTCTGCTCATGacaattttgatgaaacaatcttgtggcataaaagacttgggCATATTAGTATGACAGGCTTGAATGAATTGTGTAAACAAAAGCTTATTGATCAAAACAAGCTTTCTGATTTAAAGTTCTGTGAAAACTATATGCTTggtaaatctcataaattaaagttttctacTGTCACATGTAGATCCAATGGTATACTTGAGTATATGCATTCTGATTTGTGGGGTT is part of the Mangifera indica cultivar Alphonso chromosome 13, CATAS_Mindica_2.1, whole genome shotgun sequence genome and harbors:
- the LOC123193908 gene encoding rust resistance kinase Lr10-like, whose product is MDKFLNDIEREKPIRFTAQQLRIATDNFTHFLGSGGFGDVYKGIFSNGTVVAVKVLHANSYKSIEEQFMAEVSTIGRIHHFNLLRLYGFSFERNMIALVYEYMKNGSLDKYLFRQNKDLGFNKLHDIAIGTAKGIAYLHEECQQRIIHNDIKPENILLDANFHPKVADFGLAKLCNRENTHITMTGRRGTPGYAAPELWMPYPITFKCDVYSFGMLLFETIGRRRNLEKNLPGSQEWLPRWVWKKFEKGELEETMIALGIEESDREKAERMMKVALWCVQDKPEARPLMSVAVKMLEGATEIPTPLYPFRHILAASPGPEQSAPACPPWNGSTFDFSSSMAAESSLMTSATPTMKKYEIGLAST